The Leptidea sinapis chromosome Z, ilLepSina1.1, whole genome shotgun sequence genomic sequence AAGGACCTCTATTTCTGCCTTATTgatgatagatgaaaaaattatataaattaacacaatcttgcaaattgaaaaatggaataaatttatcaaattaatgtattgtcattgctcCTCATAAATCTATGAAGTTTATATGAAATCTGAAAATGCGTTAGTTTCAAACAAACATACTCTTACTAACTCAGTTtacttatttagtttattttataatttattctgatggtatactattatataatttattaaataattaatgctaAAAACATTCTACCACcatacataaaaaagatttaggAGGCTATCCTGAAAAACAGCCGGTTTCGGTCAATTTTGTTCCATGATTCTAAGAATATGTTACATTACACTATCAAAATTGTGCGCATCAATATTCAATGCCATTTTCGTCGAAAATGATGTCAGAGTGAAGTTTGGCCATCATTTCAGGAAAAATGAGAAATTTTGAACATATAAAGATATAAGTAACTACAGCATAAATAACCTTTTTGCATTAGGTTTGATTACTTTTTCGACTCCTATACAAAAATCAgtagaaaaatattatgaattgcaGTATGGATAAAGTTAAGTGGCATATTCTTAGAATCAAGGAACAAAATTGATCAAAATCAGTCATTTTGACAAGGCAACCCCTTAAAACTTCTAGAATACCTCTTGTCGCAGTGTGTCTCTTAGCATAGacgtaatattttcattacattaatACTTATATCATCACTAAACtcaatatcataattattaatcattaaGGCTGGTGTGGCTTAGTCATGTAATTAGGATGGAGGAAATTTGTTTGATGTCTTCCTGTCCCTATCTCTTCCTGTCACAAATGATTAATTGTATTGTAAGCAAACCCAACaaattttgttcatttaacaTTGAAAACAAGATAATCTAGAAGGTAAAATATCGATTTAGCCCCTCACAGTTAATGGTTGTTAAATCtgatattcatataaataagatACAAGGTCACTATTTGTACAAATACTAGATaaatagtatataattatttgtctTGGTATTTTTCCTCTTTGTTCGGATGAAtgaattgtttttaataatttaacaacatctttaaaaaaagttaaaaatgaatGGTAGGCTAGGTTGAgttagaatataaatatacatatacctCACTTCTAAAGAGTAAAAATTCAGAAATGGGTTctcaaaaaaaatctattaaacaattcaaataattgTTACTACATGAAACTAAAATATTCTAGACTTATGAAATTATATTGGCAGTAACAACTACACAGCATTCACTTTTCAACTTATTTCTCTTTGGTTATGGTgggttattatatttaatggaaCAGAAATGTCTCATACTTATCtcaaaataactttacttcaGACTTTCAATTTAAAGAGGCTAAACAAACAAGTCAAACAGTGAAACCAGTttacagtaatatttaaaataaaaaaatcttgattAGATTAATTAAAGATAGTTACCAAAATCAAATGTTTCTGCCAAGAAATAATGGTaatgtaatgttatttttatatcttgtttttaatcattataattataaaaagacAGTATGTacgaataattataaatttttcatcTAGTGCCTATTTAGTACATTCAATAAGGTACTCCTGcctctttatttaattaacattaataagttTACTAACACTAAAGCAAATATCGAAAGagatattcaaaatagaataataaCAGGATGGCTGAAGTGGAGATCTCTTACTGGTGTTCTATCTGATGCAAAAatgccaatttaaaaaaaaatgtaaaaatgggCAGTGAGACCAGCTTTGCTCTACAGAACCGAATGCTGGGGAATGAGAAAGTGTGacaaataaaaaatgcatgTCACTGAAATATAACGGAGGCACCTTTAAAATTgcaattatatgataatatacTGCTTGAAGGCCGATTGCGCTGAGTCATGAATATGGACGAAGGCAAGAGAGAGGCAGTGGTCCCCACCAACTAAATGGATTAGAACCATTAGCTAAAACATGACGATGCCAGGCCTAACGTCAGCAATGACCCAAGATCATAAACAGTGGCGATCTAGTATCAGGAGGGCAAACCCCAAATAGGAAATGCGCCGAGGGAAAATATATTCATTAGTTTATAATTACATACTAAATTGAAGGATTATTAATCAGTGCAACATTTTTCCACGGGTTGTTAATGACGTGGCCTGGTTGATAAACAGCAAAATataacaacataataataatgtgaAGGTTGGTGACACAGTACGAAATATAACTGACCTGAATTGACGTAAACCATGATGAAACAATATATAGACTGAAGagagtttaaaaaattacatcGAAAGGTATAATTGTACggatttgtaaatattgtgtaaGAAAACTTTTGTCAACACTCAACAATCGTAAatcaagttttcttttttttttttggattttatggcaTGAATCAAGTAGGTATcaaacaaagagaatttaaacactacgttcagtatcaaagagaatataatcactACCACGCCCACATAGAATTTTAACGCTACGTGCACTAAtgctaattttttatttacaagcaATAAAAAATCGGTCCCTGAGGAAGAGACCTTGGCTCTCGTTACTGCATTAAATTTGTCAAAAAGGCATCACCAAACTTTGAGGTCAATATTAAATGTGAAAGATTTAGTGGTTTTCCCTTCCTATCAGAAAGTAGTTTACTAAACACGGTGTTTCcattactttttagtttggaaATAAGTGCATAAAACAATTCTTCTTCGTCAAGATCTCAAAATTAATCCGAACGCCTTTGATTTGTCAAATCTTTAAATGCTTTTCTTGAATGTCGAGTGTTAGTACCAGATTCTGAAATAGACGCAACCGCTTCCAGTGCCTGGGATCAGGATATTCATCTTGGATGATATGCATCGTCTCCCGATGGAATATTGTAGGGAAATTTACCGACTGTCAGACTGGCCACGAGATCATAGACTCCAAGacatatttttggtttttaaCCTACTTTCAATTCTACTTGCAACTTGTCATCTTTTGTACAGGTTTAACGTATAGTAGCagcaaaactttttaattttagtaagaTCATCCGAACAAACCTCACTTGGAATATAATCAAGAATggttttgtaaaatttatcacTGTCtcgaattttttattacttactttgTAGAAAggcaaaaatgtttaaattagaAACGAATGAAAAcattttgttagattattttaGGAAGTAATATTGATGATAAGAGCTCAGAGCACTTAATGAatgaatacaaatttaaaaatgctcATTGTTACTGCAAAAGGTCGGGATAATACTTATCAGGTCATAAGGGATTACCGAGAAATTTCTATTTTACCCATTTTACCGACAAACAAGTGATGCCGTCATGACAATATCTCTATTATTAACAGTTTTGCTCCTAATTTCTTGGAAATGTGAATCattttaaattaggtaagtATGTGATAAAAACGTAATTGagaaaaatatgtacataagGACCGTGTAGAGTTTTATTGTGTTTTGAAGACCGTTGGATTTCGATACAAACAATGTAACAAATGCAAAATATTGATGGAAAGATTTGATATCGTGATGGCAAGATATAGTCATTTACGGCAAgtgaaagaaattgaaaattggCAAAATGTTGTGTTTTCTGATGATAAATGGCTTAATGCTAACCATACTGTAAACCGTTCTTGGACCGATAAAACTACAGCCTCTACAACCAAAGTTCCTGTTGGGAAAGGATCGCGACTTATAATTTGTCACGCGGGAACCATCAACGAGTTTGTCGAAGGTTCTGGAGGCACTGGAGATTATCATGAAGAAATGAATGGAAAAGAGTTTACTGAATGGTTTACCTCAATGTTGTGTAGCTTCCCTGAAccatctattataattatggataACGTCCCATACCACTCGATGCAAATTGACAAGCCACCTGCCCAATCCCAAGAAGAAGCTGACATGGTCGCATGGCCTCAAAAAAATGGCGTAGATGcaaacataaatatgttaaaagcgGAATTAGTAcgtcttttaaaagaaaaccAACCAACCACGATCCGATACTTCATTGACATAATAGCGTTAGAACATGGGCACAGAGATATACGGTTACCGCCTTACCATTGTGGATATAATGCAATTGAGTTGATGTGGGCTCAAATTAAGGGATATGCTGCAAGACGCAATACAGAACCCCCATTTACCACATcaaaaatgctaaaaatattagaagaagcTTGTAAACATGTGACTAAAGGAGTCTgggaaaagattttttttatggaataggaggacaaacgagcgtatgagCGTaaacacctggtgttaagtggtcaccaccgcccacattctcttgcaacaccagaggaatcacaagagcgttgccggcccttaaggaaggtgtacgtgctttgaATAGAACTCAGGTTGTGAAtagaactgttaaattaataagggaagattatgaaagagatgtgaaaatagataatattttagaaaacgaacttataattaatgtaggtgATGATAGCAGTGACGACATTGAAAATAGCAGTACGGACGAATCTGATTAAATCTGGCCTTTTGTTACACCTTTTTTGGTCTCTTTTGTATTCATATGTTTCTTATGTGCATATAAAGTATATTCATTTGCATTCCAATATTAAGttcgttcaaatatattaagtaaacacttataatatttttgaaaactaatagatgtgattatatttttttcgagaataaattgacatttcacatcactattataatatgtcaaaacggccatcatagcgtgccgctagTATAGTAGTAGTTCATTTCTAATATCTTACTGATAACCAGTAAatctttcaataatatttctatcGAATATCCAATGCAAAATCACtaagtataattaataataagctgttatttatttacgtatgaaatgaaaatattgggTCTTTTATACCTCCTTTTGAACAAAATACAGCTACACATGACATACCTACCTTAACTTTTTCAATAGACTTTTAACAAATCCAATGAAATGTATGAATATTTCACATAATTTACGCACAGAATCGCAATGTTTTGACCGACTAGACCGACTCGGTATCACCCAAGCTGACACGGTTTACACGTACAGTGCGATGTTGCCAATTTGTATAAGAGCTATCCTTATTACTCAAGGAAAGATTTCGAAAATGGACAATGATGACAATACATAGTGTAAGAGTGGCAACAACTCAAAGTAAGCTGTAGATCCGTACAGTTTAATAATTGGTCCTAGGCTTgatgaaatatgaaaaataaattaaaaaatgataataattatgttctCTACATAGTTTTGTTGATTTAAAGATTATTAGAATGAttgttgtttattgtattataaaaacttaaacttaGAGTGCACCTGGCAGCGGAGCCATGCCCAAGCTACCGGTGGCAGGGCTGAGATAATTGCTAAACGAAAACCGATAAATATTGATCGAGGCTCTTTGCTTCGGCTTTGAGACCGTTCGCCGTAAGGACTATCCGGACTGTAACGTTAATGTACTAAGGTCCGAGGGActgcttaaataaaaattgagtttagtgAAACCTGCCGTGAGAtttgaaataagtttaaaatagtaataacaGGCGATAAAGAATAATACGGCTAAGTTTGAacgcgaacagttgcttaaacgTAGTGGATGTCGGTTAAGTCAAGATTATAGCAGTCATCTGTCAATGAGTGACGTTTCATAAAACCGCTTTTTTCTAAGAGTTTTGTTAGGCTGAAACCTAATATTATTTTCCAATATCTCTTTTAAATGTCTCCTTCTACTGCTTTTTACTCCAAGAACCATTTGGAAAAAATATCATGGAGATAATTAAATAGGTATTACGAAAAATAAGATTAAACGATAAGTAATActtattatgtttaagtatttGTTATGTAATTTTCTATTATTACTAACAGAAAAAGGGGTCCACAGATTTTGCATCacacattaatatatatttgtagctGTGTGGATAGTGTTaattgatttcaaatttaaagtaaatttcaaCAGATTCTGATTATCTAACTTgttattgcatattttattttgtactttgtTATGATTTTGTCAGGTGTGAAATTAATTACTTTTGATGCTACAAATActctgttaaaatttaaaaaacctcCATGGGACTACTATACAGCTGTTGCTCAGCAATTTGGTTACACTATAGACAATGAAAGAGTAAGAATACAATTTCTggatagtttaaataaattaagtaatgaACATCCAAATTTTGGGAGAAAATCTATAAAATGGGAAAAGTGGTGGAGGTGTATTGTCCAATTAACATTTCAAGATACTATTCCCAATGATAAAATAACAGAAattggaaatattttaattcatgaCTTCACAACATCAAAGTGTTGGTGTCCCGCTAAAGGTGCTGAAGAGTTATtgcaatatttacataaaaaaaatgtctgtgTGGGTGTAATATCTAATTTTGATCCTCGCCTTcatcaaatattatgtaactttaaaataaagtcaTATTTAAAGTTCATTTTAACATCATATGAAATAGACTCTAGTAAAcctaacaaaattatatttgaccGAGCACTCAAGCAATCTATGTCAAATGTAAGCCCATTTGAATGCCTTCACATTGGAGATAATTTAGAAAAAGATTACCTGGGTGCAAAGAATGCTGGTTGGCATGCAATACTTATTAATGAAAACATCACAGAAAAAGATATTAATTTGTTGAATCTCACTGAAACTAGTCACaatcaaattttgtttaataatttggAGGAGCTCAATGATACATTAAAGATTAAAATGGATAAACATTGAATGGaagcaataataatatctaGTAACCAACTAAGCTATATcactgtttaaattttaatgtcctgttaattttacataaaaaaaactatctgATGGTAGTTTTTGTTGTTGTGTGTTTGTtgtgttaattaaaatgtaataaataagactattgtattaatttttccCAACCCCATACCTATTTTGATTCTATGAAATCATAATGAAATTaaagttaaaagaaatattgtacAGATTTTCAGTACCTATGTATTGTTGTGGTGATTCTTGTATTAAActagtatttattattcttatactttactataaataaaatacactagGTGTATAATGTATACCTAGGGAATATAATGTGGTGATATGCACTATGtgtgaattaatattatttttatcaagtcGGTATTATTCTTTCATTGTGGTTTGTTTCGCCTTTATTTGGAAAGGAAAGACAAATTGGGTCATCCACAGAATGGGAATCTGTCGGATATCCAGCACTCTGTAAGGTCAGAACGGCTTAAATCTTGATTACATGGAGAACTTGAGTACATATAGACAAAACTTTATTTTGTCTTGTACCTAACTGGAGTTTTGAAGTGCCGTGTGtcccttttttatattaaatatattataatcttgtTATTACAAGAATTAGTGTGATAATTTGATGAGGATAAAATGAAagtctaaaaattttattacaaatgttataaaaggaaaaataaagaACTTGAtaatcattttgttttattattttatccatAGTCATACAGGTACCTACCGaacatattataaagtatatataagCTATAGcgttaaataattttcaaaacacaCTAACAGATGGCGATACTTCTTCCTCTCCCAGTtgaaattcttcttcttcttcttgattTATTGGCTCCGCGCGATAAGCGATTGAGCCATTctcaagtttttagttgaaatacttatatatctatTACTAGTATATATTACGAAGGTACCACAGAGGtcttataatacaaaaataaaaactcaaTATTCGTTTTCCTTACATAACTGTAATCATTCTGTCTCGCTCGTACTCATTGGGCTTACGGAACGGCATAATGAGCAGGTAGTCGATATCgacaaaatgtaatattttaaggatttatcaggttataataaaatacacgataaaataattaatatacatctATAATGacgtatgtatatattatataactgcATTATACatctaaaaattattgtgttcaTATGTGTCATCATCGTCATCCTGTAAGGGGCATGTATCGATAAGATGCACTGAGTTGTACAATCCTATATTTATTGTCATTTATGACCCTCAGTTGATAACGAGAGTAGTAAACTATCATGGCAGAATGGAAACTAACAAGTGATCAAATAATACGACACAAGAAATTTATAGATGCCAATATGCTGTAAAGCAGAAGCGGCTGTGGAGTGGACATAATATGTCATAATACACAAACAAAAGTTGGTCATCCCTGAGATATAATAATTACGAGGAGaactaaaaatgaaatattgacTGCATTTAtaagcttttatttttgtaaaatatgtatataatacatGCGTGTATTTAGATATAATTATTCTTGAATAAGCAGATATTTATCTTGCACCCACTACCTAGCTATGTAATC encodes the following:
- the LOC126978943 gene encoding uncharacterized protein LOC126978943 encodes the protein MARYSHLRQVKEIENWQNVVFSDDKWLNANHTVNRSWTDKTTASTTKVPVGKGSRLIICHAGTINEFVEGSGGTGDYHEEMNGKEFTEWFTSMLCSFPEPSIIIMDNVPYHSMQIDKPPAQSQEEADMVAWPQKNGVDANINMLKAELVRLLKENQPTTIRYFIDIIALEHGHRDIRLPPYHCGYNAIELMWAQIKGYAARRNTEPPFTTSKMLKILEEACKHVTKGVWEKIFFME
- the LOC126978822 gene encoding rhythmically expressed gene 2 protein-like; this encodes MILSGVKLITFDATNTLLKFKKPPWDYYTAVAQQFGYTIDNERVRIQFLDSLNKLSNEHPNFGRKSIKWEKWWRCIVQLTFQDTIPNDKITEIGNILIHDFTTSKCWCPAKGAEELLQYLHKKNVCVGVISNFDPRLHQILCNFKIKSYLKFILTSYEIDSSKPNKIIFDRALKQSMSNVSPFECLHIGDNLEKDYLGAKNAGWHAILINENITEKDINLLNLTETSHNQILFNNLEELNDTLKIKMDKH